From the Candidatus Eisenbacteria bacterium genome, the window CGGTCGGGCGTCCGCGCTCTTCCGGATGACGCCTACGCGCGGGGAACCCTCGCGCGGGCGCTCGAGCGGGCGGGGGACCTCGAGGGGGCCGAGAGGGAGCTTCGCGAGGCGATCCGCCTGCTTCCTTCGGACGACTACCGAACTCGGGCGTCGATGAGGGGACGGCTCGCGCTTCTTCTTTCCTTGGGGACGGCCTCGCCGGAGCGCCGAGCGGAAGCGCTTGCCGCCGCCGCCGAAGCGCTCCGCGACGATTTCGAAGCGGACGCGAAGGAGGATCTTCTCCGTCTTCTCGCGCGCGGCGGAAGGGCCGAGGAGATCGCTCGGCTCGCGCTCCGCGAGGGGGAGATCCGCAACCGCGCGAGCCGAAAGGAGGGAGGACCCGTGCTCGCCGATCGCGGGCGCTATATCTATATGGAGATCCTTCGCGACCTCGGCCTCGACTACGACGAGATCCGTCGGCTCGCGGACCGCCACACTCCCCGAACGAAGGACGATGCGCAGAAGGGCAGGAACCTCCGATAACGAGGCGAGCCGGCGGCTCGACGAGGCGGCATCTCGGTCGGCCGAATCGATCCCGGGTCCCAAGCGATAGAGCCTACTGATTCGCCCGCCGTCCTTGGCTGGGCAGCGCGCCGAAGCGAACGGATATTCCTTGACCCGCAGAGCAATCCGGTTTACGCTCGCGCTCACGATCCATCCCGCGACAAGGAACGGCCACACATCATGCACCGCACGTACCATCTCTTCTTCTCGTACGCGCGGAAGGACAACGAGCCGAGGAATGACGGGGGCGGAGGCTGGGTCACCGCGTTTCACGACGAGCTGCTCCGCCGTCACAAGCTCTACTCTCGACGGGAACTGAAGATCTTCTTCGACAGACAAGCCATCGACGTCGGCAGCGACTGGAAGCGCGACCTCGGCGAGGGGCTGCGCTCCTCGCGTCTCTTCCTCGCCTTCCTCTCGCCGAACTACATCGTGAGCCGGAACTGCCTCTGGGAGTGGGAGGAGTACCTTCGACGCGAGCACTCGGCGGCGCGCGGCGACGACGGCATCACCCCGATCTTCTTCGTCCAGCCAAGCGACCTGCGGCCGAAGGACCGCCAAGCGATCCGCGATTGGCTGGTCGACGTGCAGCGGCGTTATCCCTGGTTCGAGTTCGCGCCCGACCGGTTCGGTGACGAGGAGGAGAAGCGCGTCCGCCCGTGGCTGGACGACCTCCATCGCCGCAATCGCGACGTGACCTGCGAGCTGCAGGACTGGTTCGACCGCGGGCCCGAGGTGCTGCTCGAGCTGGACGCGGCCGAGCGCTCGGCCGAGGTCCGCGCGGCGCCTCGTTCACCCGCCGACGACCTGCGCACTCTCGCGGAGCGGCTCGACGCGATCGACCGGCGCATCGCCTCGCGCCTCGACCGCATCGCCCTGGCCGACCTGGCGCCGGGCAACGTCGTCCGCAGCCACGAGCACTTCGTCGGCCGGCATGCCGAGCTGAGCCGGTTGCACACCATCCTCATGACCGGCGGCCCGCAGAGCGGCGGCCGCGGCATGGGCGGGCGCGGGATGATCGCAGCCGCGCACAGCCCCGGCGGGCTCGGCAAGACCGCCCTCGCCCGCCAGTACGCTCATGCCTACGCCGAGTTCTACGCCGCGGGCGGGACATGGGAGATCGGCTGCGAGAGCATCTCGTCGATCGGGCTGGCGCTGCTCAAGCTGACGGACGATCCGCGCCTCGCGACGGCCGGGCAGGGCATCGTGGTCCCGCTCGCGTTGAACGAAGAGCAGAAGGCCGACCCCGACAAGGCGGCCACCGCCATCCTCGACCACCTGAAGAACCTCACCCGCGCCCGGGTGGCCCGCCTGCGCGAGGAACTACGGCGCCACCCGGAGCGGCATTCCCCGGACGATGACCTTCCCATTGTCGAACAGCCGCGATGTCTCCTCATCCTCGACAACGTCGACCGGGCGGAGCTTCTGAGCGCGGAGCAGGTCGCCTTCCTCCCGGCCGAGGAGTGGCTCGAAGTTATCGTCACGACGCGGTTCGACCCGGCGCAATTCGGCGTCGGCGAACGCTGGCAACAGACGTTGGAGATCGAGCCGCTCCCCGATGCCGACGCCCTCGATCTGCTGCGCGAGTTCCAGCCGGGCCACCGCTTCGCCGGCGAGGCGGCGGAGCAGGCCGCCATCAAGATCGTGGAGGCGCTCCGCGGGTACACGCTCGCGGTGGAGCTGGTTGCAGCCTACCTCGGGGTCCATGCCGCGGAGGGCTACCAACCGGCGGAGTTCCTCCAGCGGCTGTCGGACGAAGGCCTGCTCGTCGTCGACATTCTGCAGGGCGAGACCGAGGTCGCCGCGAAGATCCGGCATTCGCAGAAGCAGGTCGGGGCGGTGCTG encodes:
- a CDS encoding toll/interleukin-1 receptor domain-containing protein codes for the protein MHRTYHLFFSYARKDNEPRNDGGGGWVTAFHDELLRRHKLYSRRELKIFFDRQAIDVGSDWKRDLGEGLRSSRLFLAFLSPNYIVSRNCLWEWEEYLRREHSAARGDDGITPIFFVQPSDLRPKDRQAIRDWLVDVQRRYPWFEFAPDRFGDEEEKRVRPWLDDLHRRNRDVTCELQDWFDRGPEVLLELDAAERSAEVRAAPRSPADDLRTLAERLDAIDRRIASRLDRIALADLAPGNVVRSHEHFVGRHAELSRLHTILMTGGPQSGGRGMGGRGMIAAAHSPGGLGKTALARQYAHAYAEFYAAGGTWEIGCESISSIGLALLKLTDDPRLATAGQGIVVPLALNEEQKADPDKAATAILDHLKNLTRARVARLREELRRHPERHSPDDDLPIVEQPRCLLILDNVDRAELLSAEQVAFLPAEEWLEVIVTTRFDPAQFGVGERWQQTLEIEPLPDADALDLLREFQPGHRFAGEAAEQAAIKIVEALRGYTLAVELVAAYLGVHAAEGYQPAEFLQRLSDEGLLVVDILQGETEVAAKIRHSQKQVGAVLDWSIARLSHPARTALEFAALLQPDQIPMPWLETLTREAHPSELADRPGHPSKWASAWRELHGLRLLHPAEEIEDADRRAGTLPPLVRIHRLVAERARKETARPDERLAAVDRFFLEVSYLFQEQVGRGEDAALRAQHPWLRDHLSHLIASHASATLLRSAQVAADFEGEHGSLSRALGFTERILEAKSKLLAGHPDSEDLARDVSVSLNKMGDFLSRRGLPGDAEAALRHYERSLAVSEGLLRANPESALAARDVSVSLSQMGDFLSRRGLPGDAEAALRHYERC